GTAGAGGAACTAATAGAGCACATCAATAAATATAACAGGAATGTTTGTAGCTAGTTTCAATGCTAGAAGCACCTCTGTTAGTTAATATGTTCTCTTTGTGATAACTGTTCAGTATGTACGAGATTGTTGATAGCTCTGGTTTGAATTTCTAGGCACAATAACTTGTCTGGAGTTCTATGGTACTGCACATCTACTGAGTGGGGCTGAAGATGGACTAATTTGTATCTGGAACACAAAGAGATGGGAATGCCTGAAATCCATTAAGGCGCATAAGTGAGTTTCTTAAATCTGCATATTCAGATGagttttcataattattttccttgtaaATAATATGTGTGGCTaacactttgttttgtttttatcagagGACATGTGACATCTCTTTCTATTCATCCATCCGGGAAATTAGCTTTGTCAGTAGGAACAGATAAAACATTAAGGTGAGTCCAAGTTAATGAAAAAGGGCTCAGAATTATAGTTCAGTAATTCAGTAAATTCTGCTATAAGCAACAATTCCTTGTTGTGACTAGACTGTGTGAGACTGATGAAACGTATCTTCTCGTGAAGtcatttgtttgtctttttaagTTCTAAGTACAAGTAATAATAGTCTTTTCTATTTCTAgcttcatccctggaggcattcatggccaggctggatgtggctctgggcagcctggctggtggttggtgaccctgcacatagcagggggttgaaactagatgagcgttgtggtccttttcaacccaggccattctatgattctatgattcttcttgCTGAATTCTAACTCTTTTTAGTCACTTGTAGATGTATGCATTTGCTTTctggaataaaaattaaatactgaaagCCATCGAGTTTTATTCAGTGTTAGAAAAGTAAATTTTTACTTGGAGTGTATATGAGTTGCCATATATATGTACAAGTATTTTAAGCTGGCTGTATTATCAAGACAAATTGGTATTTGGCTTCCTTTCGTGCTCTGCATTGCAAACtgatgtataaaataaatatcacaaATTCAGTGTACAAGCAATATATTAAGTCATCAATTTCTCCTGCGTTAAGGAAAGCACTGAAGGTTAGAGAGATGCTTAAAAGCTTTCTTCAGATGTCAGCTGATAGGACTTCAGTTTCACTGTGCTGTTTAACCAGAATGCACGTTATCTATTGTTGTCTTTCAGAACTTGGAATCTTGTAGAAGGACGATCAGCCTTTATCAAAAACTTGAAGCAAAGTGAGTTTATCAGTCTAAATCCACTAATAAGTGGAATTAGGtagttggggttttttgtttgcttttttttagaAGGAAATGCAGACTGTGTTAAATCAACAAGTCAGTTAATTGTGAGCTATTTTCACAATGTATTTTACACATGCTGGAAAGTACGTGTCCATGAATAGTAGTCATTTACCGAAAGGAAAACGTAGTGACagtaaaaatccttttttcccctcttgaaGTTTGATATCAGGACAGCTAAATAAGtatggtgggtttttttccttcctttatgCACTTCTGTTAATCAGAAATGAACATTTAAGAGCATACAtttactagatttttttttctgaatttttctctgtttcaccTAGAACATAGTATGTAGCCACTAGAAGGATGTTTACTTTTATGTCTCACATATACAAAAAattgtgtatgtgtatataagAATGTTCCTCTGTCTACAGATGCCCACATAATTAAATGGTCCCCTGATGGAGAGAAATATGTGACTGTGATAATGAATAAAGTGGATATTTACAAACTCGATACAGCTTCAATCACTGGCACTATCACAatagagaaaagaatttcttccattaGATTTATTACAGTAAGTACCAAAGAAAAGCTGGGAAGCTAACTACTTTGAAACATACGAATTTAATCACACTTGCATTTCTTGTTTCCCATTTCAAGGATTCTGTCCTCGCCATAGCTGGAGATGATGAAATTATAAGGTTCTACAGCTGTGATTCTCAAAAATGTCTGTGTGAATTTAAAGCTCATGAAAACAGgtattttatatttgtgtactatttaaatatttatggctGTGCTGAGTACTTAGTATACAAAGTTCAGTGACTTGCAGTGTTCACACATTTTACTACTGTTCTTGTATTCATATAGAAAGTAAATTTACTTAATGTGCTAAATTCCAAGTTTGGAACAGacttgtttgcttttggcaTAAGCAGAAGTACTGTGTTATCCTTGCATGCTACAAAAACAGCTGGGTTTAGAATTGGGAATATTACAGTTCTAACCTTAACAATTTAAGTACTGTATAAAATATTAAGGCCTTAAGTATAAGATCAGTATAGATCATATCTAAATGTATGTCTTAGATATAAGACCTACATGTACTGATATGCCTGTGCTTAATACTTTTTTCACAAGGAAgatcttcctctcttttccctcctcAAAGCTTTGTTGTGTCTGAACTGAGACATCTCTACAACTTATAATACCAAAACCTTCATGGGGCCATTGGGTTCTGTAGTGCTTCTCAGccagtgaaatgaaaattgcTCATCGGGGTTTCCACTGCAAAACTGGAATGTAGTGGGCAGGCACATTTGAAATAAGACATCTTGTGATGTCTGTCTCTCATAGTTGGGTCAGTCCTCATGACAGCTACAATCCTTGGCAGTTGTGAATTATCCGGCAGGTTGGTGGGGAGCTGCTCAAGGGTGGCTGTTCCTCTGAATGTCTGGTCACCCTGGTGTCTTTGCAGTGGAAAGCTGCTAGGTGGGCAGATCAAACCAGAAAAGGTTCTACTAAATTACTTGATTTGATATCAAATGCATGTTATATATATGTAACATTTTTATATACGTGcttacatatatatgtgtacaatttttctcagtgtatttcatgtatttctgAAAGTGGGCATTGGTATTTGGCAAGTAGGCAAGACTGTCTAAAGAATGTTTAGCCTTTACAGTTTCTAATTGCTTAGGATACTTACATAAAACATACCAGTTGTATTCATTCCAGACAATAGGATATTCTCTGTTGTTGTATACCAAGTATTTTTCCTAGttctgatttttaattattttaattaatcaaAGCAGGAAAACTTTAGCTACTGTGTCACTGATGCAGATAATAGTGTGTACTTAAAGAAACATTCTGAATTGAATCCTAACTGCCTAGCAAGGACATGTGTTCCTACTGTAAATGACAGCACTCAAAATGGATTATCTTTCCAAGTTACAGCCTGgcctttgtgggttttttaCTGTTCAGACTGACTTCTACATTGTAGCCTGTGCATCTTTAATTGCTGTCAGCTTACTGTTCTGAAGGGATCTGCCATGTTACCTAGTAACCAAGTATaacattttcttcacagaataaAAGATATATATAGTTTTGAAAGGGAAGGACAACATGTTATTGTTACTGCATCCAGTGATGGTTACATTAAAGTGTGGAATCTGGATCTTAATAAGGTCAGTCTGTTAAACTGCTCGACTTATGGAAAAGCATCAGTCAAAATTGTGGTGTGTTTTGTTGTAATAATCAATTTTAAAGCACTGGTGGAATTTTATTTGTAATCTGCATGTTTTGATCCTTCTCCCCATTGTGTTCAGTGCATGTATGTATGTCTACACATAATTTATGCACCTGTATATTTTGGCATCTTTTGTTTTAACAAGCTATAAAATCTCTTCTGTACATGAAATCACGTTTCTCTTCAAGTAGACCTTGCAAAATTTACCACTGTCCAAACAGTTATGTATGTTGTAATGACTGCAGTGAAGTTTTTTAGTGCTGTTGGCTGTTGCTGACCATTTAAAGGTGCTGAAAGGTGCTGTTGTATTGAAAaacacagatcacagaatcgtagaattgctcaggttggaaaagaccttaaagatcatcaagtccattACTATTCTGTGTAcatttatttcatgtattttcaaaCAATTCTGAGTAGCACTCACAATTTAACAAGGAATTGTGCCTTATCTTTAAAGTTCCCCTTCTTTACTGTTTAGTTCTGGGACTTGCCTTGTAAAATCAGaattagattttttatttaatgccCAATATTAAGGGCTCTACTGTATTCTGCTATAAATATCTTAACATTGAAATAAATCTCACTTTGTATTTCTATTCTGAgttcatacatttttaatttcagccCTCGTGATggtttttatattcttttaagTGCAGTAGTGAaaatccttttttcccctttgtctGAAATCCCAGGTCTGCTTTTGCATGATTGAAGTAATGATCAAGGAACTGTTTAACTTTCTCTGTAAGGTTGTCTTTACTTTGACCaaatgtgtgatttttttttctttttactgcacAGACAAATCTTTGTGAACCCCTGCATAACTCTGTGGGTTGCTCTGCCCAGCCCTGAGAGGCCCAATGCCTTTACTAGAAGTAGTTTCTAGAGGATCGGTGCTGCTGTCATGCACGTGTGTTTGTGACACATTATCCTTGATACCTGTAGTAGGATATTTGCTCAACAGTTCCAGAGCTGAGCATACAGATACAGTTAAGCAATCTGAAACACACTACATAGGGATTATTTTCAATCAGCAGCCATGTTTTTGTGAGGAGAGACAAAGAACCTGGTGCAGTAActtaattcaaattattttaactcTACTGAAAACGCCTTGTAATCTGGATGaacttctgaaaacattcactttttttttgtgggcCTGTGACTCGTCTGCTTATTCATCGTGTCGGATCACCTCTGCATGGCAAAGCATGCTGATCGCACTTGCAGCTCTTGGGAGTTTTTTATAAAAAGCACCACTGAGGAGTGGTAGCAGAAACAGGGCTGTAACTGTGACCATTAACCTGCATGCAGCCTCTGGTTCTTAACATTGTTAGGCACCCTATCATTTTTAGGACAAgatttttcacccagagggtggtgaggcactggaacaggttgcccaaggaggctgtggatgccccatccctggaggcattcaaggccaggctggatgtggctctgggcagcctggtctgctggttggtgaccctgcacgtagcagggggttggaactggatgagcgttgtggtccttttcaacccaggccattctgtgattctctgattcccCAGAAAAGAAGTGGGAACTGGGCCATAAAATACTTCCTCAGTTTAGATAGTTTAgtaaatttttaaatagaagtgatgtttaattaattttctttttccatgttcAGATTAAAAACATGCCATCTTTATTATGTGAAGTCAGCACCAAAGCTAGGCTGACATGCCTTGCAGTGTGGCTTGACCAagcttcagaaatgaaagaaaattgtgAAAAAACTGCAACATCAACTCAAGGTAATAAAATTATCTGTATTTTCAGTTGTTAACGTGACTGTGAAATATAAGATAGTGAATGGGAGGTTTTCACTGCATGCCTTGGAAAAAGCTTTTGTAGTTTAAAGAACTGGGGATGTGACACTGGCAAGTTGCATACATATCTACACCCATTTAATAGTCTCAGGCCTGCACGTAATAAAGCCACAGCTATGGAAACTATTTGTAAGCAGACACACACAGGAACTGAGTGATGATTTGGAATTGAGGGAAATAGTTCTTTTGTATGTGGAAACTTAATTTGTGATACATTGCATTGTAATCAGAGGACATCTTTTCACTTTTATGATATGaaagctttgtttctctttagtGGAATAACATACTGAGGGAAACTCTGAAGCTTTCAGGACAGACAACAAAAGAATAAACAGTTTGATAGAACTGAATGTTCTTGTATTGCTGTGAACAAAATTAGATCTGATGCCAGTGCAGTTGGGCAAACTTAGGAAGTCTGGCCTAGGGGTTGGTTGCTTGGTGGCAATGAGTTGTTGATTATTTCTGCTAttgttgttttcctgtataGTGAATTACTTCCATATTTGATCTTTTGGTATTTTCTTAACACGAAACTAGCATAGATGACACACTCCACTGTAAATCAATTATGGTTtaaattcctccttttttaaTGGGAGATACAAATAAGGCTCTGTAATATTTTAGACTACAGACTGGAAATAAATGTCAGAGTGAataatttcttgcttttttcagCAAATGAAGATGAGAAACCATCCGTAGACAAAAAGAAGACAGTCTGTGGGATGAATAAAAGTGGCAAATTgacaaaacaacacagaaaaattgTTCCAGTTAAGCGAAAATTGGAAGCTCcactgcaaaagaagaaaaagaagcagaatagCTCAGAATGAAGGCGAatgctttttctcctgaataAGAAGTAAATGCTGGTGTTGCTGGAGTTTTTACAAGGGTGTTTTTACACTTCTTGATGGGACAAACACCTCTGAACTGATTCTTT
The DNA window shown above is from Meleagris gallopavo isolate NT-WF06-2002-E0010 breed Aviagen turkey brand Nicholas breeding stock chromosome 3, Turkey_5.1, whole genome shotgun sequence and carries:
- the PAK1IP1 gene encoding p21-activated protein kinase-interacting protein 1; this translates as GSFFSERSLRFVFPSQPWTVTPDFTHHAHTASLSAVAVNSKYVVTGSRDESIQIYDMRKKVEHGALLQHNGTITCLEFYGTAHLLSGAEDGLICIWNTKRWECLKSIKAHKGHVTSLSIHPSGKLALSVGTDKTLRTWNLVEGRSAFIKNLKQNAHIIKWSPDGEKYVTVIMNKVDIYKLDTASITGTITIEKRISSIRFITDSVLAIAGDDEIIRFYSCDSQKCLCEFKAHENRIKDIYSFEREGQHVIVTASSDGYIKVWNLDLNKIKNMPSLLCEVSTKARLTCLAVWLDQASEMKENCEKTATSTQANEDEKPSVDKKKTVCGMNKSGKLTKQHRKIVPVKRKLEAPLQKKKKKQNSSE